One part of the Lotus japonicus ecotype B-129 chromosome 2, LjGifu_v1.2 genome encodes these proteins:
- the LOC130736323 gene encoding uncharacterized mitochondrial protein AtMg00810-like, whose amino-acid sequence MIITRDDVVGIRNLKLQLAKQFEMKDLGTLRYFLGIEVDYSPRGYLLSQSKYIATILAQARLCDTGTVDTPLEMNTQYNSSNGVPLKDHTLYRTLVGSLVYPTITRPDIAYAVHVVSQYVSSPTTNLVMWNNCSL is encoded by the coding sequence atgattatCACTAGGGATGATGTTGTTGGGATTAGGAATTTGAAACTTCAATTGGCTAAACAATTTGAGATGAAAGATTTGGGTACTCTTCGTTACTTTCTGGGAATTGAGGTTGACTATTCCCCTCGAGGTTATCTGCTCTCTCAATCTAAGTACATTGCCACCATTCTTGCACAAGCTCGTCTCTGTGATACTGGAACAGTTGACACTCCTCTGGAAATGAATACTCAATATAACTCATCTAATGGTGTCCCTTTGAAAGATCATACTCTGTATCGAACTCTTGTTGGCAGTTTGGTGTATCCTACCATTACTAGACCCGACATTGCCTATGCAGTGCATGTTGTTAGTCAATATGTATCCTCCCCTACTACAAATTTGGTCATGTGGAACAACTGTTCTTTGTAa